In one window of Buchnera aphidicola (Schlechtendalia chinensis) DNA:
- the pheS gene encoding phenylalanine--tRNA ligase subunit alpha, with protein MFNSLKCIKSITLEIQKTRTLDELELLRVKYLGKNGYIPQQMLVLKSTFLKKKKFGVILNKLKTDLLTEIDSHKKKLELCNINIFEKKEFIDTSMHGRRSNIGTLHPITTMINKIENFFLKLGFKIVQGHEIDDEYHNFDALNISKNHPSRTDHDTFWFDSNRLLRTQTSNMQIRSMKEMSLPIKIIVPGKVYRNDHDTTHTPMFHQVEGLLIDRNVNFSNLKWIIESFLGCFFNNSLKIRFRPSYFPFTFLSSEVDILEKNNRWLEILGCGMVHPNVLKNVGIDSKIYSGYAFGLGVERISMLHHGISDIRIFFENDLKFLKQFK; from the coding sequence TTCTTTAAAGTGCATCAAATCGATAACGTTAGAAATTCAGAAAACTAGAACTTTAGACGAATTGGAATTGTTAAGAGTTAAATATTTAGGAAAAAATGGATATATTCCTCAACAAATGCTTGTATTGAAAAGTACGTTTTTAAAAAAAAAAAAATTTGGAGTTATATTAAATAAATTAAAAACTGATTTATTAACTGAAATTGATAGTCATAAAAAAAAATTAGAATTGTGTAACATTAATATATTTGAAAAAAAAGAATTTATTGATACGTCTATGCATGGACGTAGAAGTAATATTGGAACGTTACATCCAATAACTACAATGATTAACAAAATAGAGAATTTTTTTTTAAAATTAGGTTTTAAAATTGTTCAGGGTCACGAAATTGATGATGAATATCATAATTTCGATGCGTTAAATATTTCAAAAAATCATCCATCTAGAACTGATCATGATACTTTTTGGTTTGATTCAAATAGATTACTTCGTACTCAAACTTCTAATATGCAAATCAGATCAATGAAAGAAATGAGTTTACCAATTAAAATTATTGTTCCAGGAAAAGTTTATAGAAATGATCATGATACTACTCATACTCCTATGTTTCATCAAGTAGAAGGATTATTAATTGATCGAAATGTAAATTTTTCTAATTTGAAATGGATTATTGAATCATTTTTAGGTTGTTTTTTTAATAATAGTTTGAAGATTCGATTTCGACCTTCTTATTTTCCTTTTACTTTTTTATCCTCTGAAGTGGACATTTTAGAGAAAAATAATAGATGGTTAGAAATATTAGGTTGTGGTATGGTACATCCGAACGTGTTAAAAAATGTTGGTATTGATTCAAAAATATATTCTGGTTATGCTTTTGGGTTAGGAGTAGAAAGAATTTCTATGCTTCATCATGGTATTTCAGATATCCGCATTTTTTTTGAAAATGATTTAAAATTTCTTAAACAATTTAAATAA
- the yajC gene encoding preprotein translocase subunit YajC, whose protein sequence is MNLLISDAFAFDNNIHNNSLYSLLAMLLFFALIFYFIIYRPQNNKIKEHKKLLESLVVGDEILTSSGFLGKIKKITTVGYIILELNKNVEVLIKSDYVLSILPKGTLKII, encoded by the coding sequence ATGAACCTTTTAATTTCTGATGCTTTTGCTTTTGACAATAATATTCATAATAATAGCCTGTATTCTTTATTAGCAATGTTATTATTTTTCGCATTAATTTTTTATTTTATAATTTATAGACCACAGAATAATAAAATTAAAGAACATAAAAAGCTTCTTGAGTCTCTTGTTGTAGGTGATGAAATATTAACTTCTAGCGGGTTTTTGGGAAAGATTAAAAAAATCACTACAGTTGGATATATTATATTGGAATTGAACAAGAACGTTGAAGTTTTAATAAAAAGTGATTATGTTTTGTCAATATTACCTAAAGGTACTTTGAAAATTATTTAA
- the pheT gene encoding phenylalanine--tRNA ligase subunit beta, translating into MEFSEQWFREWINPTVDTDSLCDQMTKLGLEVEKVVKISNVCTNLIVGEVVKRSKNFFSIEFLLIKVNIGNNKFITVASRYFDVVKGMKVIIATENSKLFNDKFLNLIRSRSLECEGIICFCEDIGIINFKKNTIILPLSCEVGVDVNKCLSLDDNIIKISSTPNRSDALSILGIARDIAVLNNLSSPRLKKYLNSVDNFQKTEILIDASDVCLRFFGRIISNVNVNKNTPFWILEKLKRSSIEPSNIIANIINYVLIEVGQPLYIINFDSILKKIVIRRSYKGETILVNKNKNLVIENNSIVITDEEKVLALGGHIYSCVSEVNLKSNNLFMGCASYNNLDIFKKYHHYGCKNFFTERYDRGIDFSIQPEALEYATYLITKFCGGRVSNVIGKVDFKKKFSQKFIKLFRKKLYEITGCVISDESVSCYLIKLGFKIILNKGCEYWLVQPPSWRFDINIEEDVISELFRMYGYDKVPIFPMSTCYNVPCNDESDTLLNRIKLFLVDRGYNEIITYGFVNPDLQKLLFPDIPLLCLSNPISREMSSMRVSLWIGLLSIVSYNQNRQEKKLRFFESGLCFMKDPKERLGIKQSMYLSGILSGRINDLHWDVIDRKADFYDAKGDVESILDLLGKLNLVKFKSFKVPGLHPNQSIAIYFKEKMVGMIGTINPHLEKRLSLKDRTIVFELIWDDIASLNSTCFKKISEYPRSIRDISIIVDETIAVGDIILELQNSFFKNIVDIILFDVFRGSNIGIGKKSLAFQLVLENKEKTFTEEEISKILKRCIATLESKFNAVLRKSVAQ; encoded by the coding sequence ATGGAATTTAGTGAACAGTGGTTTCGAGAATGGATAAATCCTACTGTCGATACTGATTCATTATGTGATCAAATGACAAAATTAGGATTGGAAGTGGAAAAAGTTGTTAAAATTTCAAATGTATGTACCAATTTAATTGTCGGTGAAGTAGTTAAACGTTCAAAAAATTTCTTTTCTATTGAATTTTTATTGATAAAAGTGAATATTGGTAATAATAAGTTTATTACAGTTGCATCAAGATATTTTGATGTTGTAAAAGGGATGAAAGTAATTATAGCTACTGAGAATTCTAAATTGTTTAATGATAAATTTCTAAATTTAATACGTTCGAGAAGTTTGGAATGTGAAGGAATTATTTGTTTTTGTGAAGATATTGGTATTATAAATTTTAAAAAAAATACTATAATTTTGCCACTTAGTTGCGAGGTTGGTGTAGATGTTAACAAATGTTTATCTTTAGATGATAATATTATTAAAATCAGTAGTACTCCTAATCGTTCAGATGCATTAAGTATACTAGGGATAGCAAGAGATATTGCAGTATTGAACAATTTATCTAGTCCTCGTTTAAAAAAATATTTAAATTCTGTGGACAATTTTCAAAAAACAGAAATACTAATTGATGCTTCAGACGTATGTTTACGATTTTTTGGACGTATTATAAGTAATGTGAATGTCAATAAGAATACTCCCTTTTGGATATTAGAAAAATTAAAACGTTCTTCTATAGAACCTTCTAATATAATTGCTAACATTATTAATTATGTACTAATAGAAGTAGGTCAACCTTTATATATTATAAATTTTGATAGTATTTTAAAAAAAATTGTTATACGTCGATCTTATAAAGGTGAAACTATTTTAGTTAATAAAAATAAAAATCTTGTTATCGAAAATAATTCAATAGTAATTACGGATGAAGAGAAAGTACTAGCTTTAGGTGGGCATATTTATTCTTGTGTTTCTGAAGTAAATTTAAAATCAAATAATTTATTTATGGGTTGTGCATCTTACAATAATTTAGATATTTTTAAAAAGTATCATCATTATGGATGTAAAAATTTTTTTACAGAACGTTATGATAGAGGTATAGATTTTAGTATACAGCCGGAAGCTCTAGAATATGCTACTTATTTAATTACAAAATTTTGTGGTGGTAGAGTTAGTAATGTTATAGGGAAAGTTGACTTTAAAAAAAAGTTTAGTCAAAAATTCATTAAACTATTCCGAAAAAAGTTGTATGAAATTACTGGATGTGTCATTAGTGATGAGTCAGTGAGTTGTTATTTAATAAAATTAGGTTTTAAGATAATTTTAAATAAAGGTTGTGAATATTGGTTAGTACAGCCTCCTAGTTGGAGATTTGACATTAATATAGAAGAAGACGTTATTAGCGAATTATTTCGAATGTATGGATATGATAAAGTCCCTATTTTTCCTATGTCTACATGTTACAATGTTCCATGTAACGATGAGTCAGATACTTTACTAAATAGAATAAAATTGTTTTTAGTTGATAGAGGATATAATGAAATTATTACATATGGTTTTGTTAATCCTGATCTTCAAAAATTATTATTTCCTGACATACCTTTATTGTGTTTGTCTAATCCTATTTCTCGAGAAATGTCATCTATGAGAGTTTCTTTGTGGATTGGTTTATTGTCAATTGTGTCTTATAATCAGAATAGACAAGAGAAAAAACTGCGCTTTTTTGAAAGTGGTTTATGCTTTATGAAAGATCCAAAAGAACGTTTAGGTATTAAACAGAGTATGTATTTGTCTGGGATATTAAGTGGACGTATAAATGATCTTCATTGGGATGTTATAGATAGAAAAGCGGATTTTTATGATGCTAAAGGTGATGTAGAATCTATTTTAGATTTACTTGGTAAATTGAATTTAGTAAAATTTAAAAGTTTTAAAGTTCCAGGATTACATCCTAACCAAAGTATTGCTATTTATTTTAAAGAAAAAATGGTGGGAATGATAGGAACTATTAACCCACATTTAGAAAAAAGGTTATCTTTAAAAGACAGAACTATCGTTTTTGAGTTAATATGGGATGATATTGCTTCTTTAAATAGTACGTGTTTCAAAAAAATTTCTGAGTATCCAAGAAGTATTAGAGATATTTCTATTATTGTAGATGAAACTATTGCTGTAGGAGATATTATTTTAGAACTTCAAAATTCTTTTTTTAAGAATATTGTTGATATAATTCTGTTTGATGTTTTTCGAGGAAGTAATATAGGAATAGGTAAAAAAAGTTTAGCTTTTCAATTAGTATTAGAGAATAAAGAAAAAACGTTCACAGAAGAAGAAATTTCAAAAATTTTAAAACGATGTATTGCAACATTGGAATCAAAATTTAATGCAGTTTTAAGAAAAAGTGTCGCACAGTGA